AAGTGGAAGGAGGACGGGCCCTGCGAACCCGACCGGCAACCTAACCGGCCCTTTTCAGAGGCCGGAAACTGAGAGCGGCGCCGCCGCCCTGAGTTGAGCCGCCGGCCCCGACGCTGGCGCACGAGCAAAGTCATCCTTCGGACAGCACAGGCGTTTTGTGTGCAAGTGGTCCGCGCGGCTTTGCCAGACAGGTGTGGAGGATTTCAACTGGATGATTCGAAAGGTATCTCGCGGTCTCGTTCTGATGGCGGGTCTGATTTTCGTCCAGCAGCCTGCCGATCCAGGTCCCAGGCCTGAGCCTGCGGGACCTGACTCACGCGACCCGCGTCTGTTCTGCATCCGCCAGTTCTTCGTCACCCGGAATTGTCCGGCGCACGAATACGCCGGGGATTTCATCGCGGCCGCTGACGAAAACAGTCTGGACTGGCGTCTGCTGCCCAGCATCTCGTTTGTCGAATCCACCGGCGGCAAGGCAGTCCGCAACAACAATATGTTCGGCTGGGACAACTCCCAGCAGTGGTTCGCCTCCAGCCGCGAGGGCATTTACCACGTGGCTGGCCGCCTGGGCAACAGTCCGCTGTACCGCAACAAGAGCCTGAATCAGGTTCTGCGCACCTACAACCCGAATCCGGATTACGCCCGCGTGGTTCTCAGTGTGATGGATCAGCTCGGTCCCGCCCATCTGGGCGCCGTGTCCGCCACGCCGCAATAAGAGCCCGGGCGCGACCCGGGAATCATTCGGAGAAAGAACCGGTTCCAGCAGCAGGGGGTGGTATACTCATTGCGCGGCCGCTGCGCCATACCGGATGGCGGGGCGACAGCCGCTGGACGTTCACTTCCAGGAGTTGCCAGTGTACGACCTGCTCTTGATCCGGGCGATCTTCGTGCTCATTCTGGCAACTGCGGCCTGGTTCCTTCAGCCCTTCGGGCTGACCTCCCCGCTGGCTGCCGCCACCGGCGCGCTCCTCGGCGTTCTCATCGTACTGGCTGAGATCCGGCTGAAACAGGTCAGTCTGAAACGGCTCATCGGGGCCGCAGTGGGTTCAGTTCTGGGCATCCTGGGCGCCTTTCTCATTTCCCTCGTCATCTCATGGGCCCTTCCGGGCTCGCGCGGCACGGTTTCATTCTTCCAGCTGCTCATTCTGCTGGTCATGACGTACGTCGGCCTCATCGTCGGCGCCGCCAAAGGCGACATGCTCAACCTGTCGGCTCTTGGCGGGCTGTTCGGCGGCGAGAAGGCGCAGAAACAGTCTTTCAAGATCCTCGACACCAGCGTGATCATCGACGGCCGCATCGCCGACATCGCCGAAACCGGCTTTCTCGACGGCACGCTCGTTGTGCCGCAGTTCGTGCTGCGGGAGCTGCAGCTGGTGGCCGACTCCGCCGATTCGATGAAGCGCAACCGCGGCCGGCGCGGCCTCGATGTCCTCCAGCGCCTCCAGAAAATGGCCCACCTCAACGTTCAGATCCTCGAGGACGACTACCCGCACATCCGCGAAGTCGACCTGAAGCTGATCGAGCTGGCCCGCACGTACGACTGCAAGATCATCACCAACGATTTCAACCTGAACAAGGTGGCGCAGCTGCACGGCGTCGAGGTGCTCAACATCAACGAGCTGGCCAACGCGTTGAAACCCATCGTCCTGCCCGGC
This DNA window, taken from Bryobacteraceae bacterium, encodes the following:
- a CDS encoding twitching motility protein PilT, with translation MYDLLLIRAIFVLILATAAWFLQPFGLTSPLAAATGALLGVLIVLAEIRLKQVSLKRLIGAAVGSVLGILGAFLISLVISWALPGSRGTVSFFQLLILLVMTYVGLIVGAAKGDMLNLSALGGLFGGEKAQKQSFKILDTSVIIDGRIADIAETGFLDGTLVVPQFVLRELQLVADSADSMKRNRGRRGLDVLQRLQKMAHLNVQILEDDYPHIREVDLKLIELARTYDCKIITNDFNLNKVAQLHGVEVLNINELANALKPIVLPGETMRVFILKEGKEYNQGVAYLDDGTMVVVDNAKKMISKTIDISVTSVLQTQAGKMIFGRFDERLHHVYDKAPAPDRSSRPSEAAPAEKTAAPPRA